Part of the Candidatus Bathyarchaeota archaeon genome is shown below.
GGAAAAAGCAAAGAGGAAATCCACGTAAACGTATGGATAGGAAGAAAATAGTAAGCAAAGTTTAGGTTATTCGCATCTCATGTATCCAGCCTACTCTAGCCAGATTTTACAGCTATCCCTAAAACTCCAACATGCTTTTGATGTCCCTTTCGCTTTCTTATCTCTGCTGAAGCCACAACTTTCCCATCAACTTCAGCTACGAAATGAATAAGTTCGCCCTTTTCCCTACCTACAAGTTGTCTGGCAAGCCATTCAGCCTCTTCAATTCTATTAACTTCTGTTTCGCGAAGAATTGGAGCATTCTCCCCCTAACAAGCGAGTTGATAAAATCCATTAAGTCATCTAAGTCTTCCCACCGCGGAGCCCTTATCACAGCCTTCCTTCCATCTTTCAAGGTAAAAGTTTGAATTATCTGCCCGCCTTTCATTCTAAAACCCTCTTTCTTGAAACATCTAAAATTTTAGCGTTTCTAATGGAGCTTCTCACCATGGACTCTATGTCTAAGGCTTTCTCAGCTTCAATAACATTTTTTAAACTCGCCCTTGTGGCTGGTTTTCTGGGGACAGCTTCGCATCCCTTGGCTTTTTGAATCGAAATTTCATATGTTCCTATTTTCTTAGCTATTCTCTCTGTTTCAACTTTATCAAAGCCTATTAATGGCCGATAAACTGGATATTGCTTTGCAGCTTCGTCTAAAACTTTTAGGTTCCAAAGTGTCTGGCTTGCCTGCTCCCCTATAGATTCTCCAGTAACTATGCCCTCAGCCTTCTCTTTACGGGCTATTTCCTCGGCCACCCTATACATCATGCGTTTACATAGTAGACAGGTTAGGCGTTCGGGGCATTTCTCCCTAATTTCTATAAGGTTAGGGCCATGAGGGACAATGTAAAGTTTCATCGAATAGCCTATTGCCCATTCAGCAAGCTTCTCGGCAACCTTTACCGCTCTTTTAAGCGTTGTTTCATCAGTGAACGGATAATTATCAAAGTATATGGGAATAATTGGGGCGCCTCGCTTCATTACAAGCCAACAAGCAACTGGCGAGTCTATTCCTCCACTTAAAAGACAGACAAGTTTTGGTTGTGAGCCTAGAGGAAAACCTCCAGGTCCATGTAAAACTTCTGAGTATACATAGGCTTTGTCCTCTCTGATTTCAATTTGAATTTCAACATCTGGATTTTCAAGGTCAACCTTCAATTTGCGAGCAGACAACTCGTCAAGTATGATTTGCCCAACTCTTCGGCATACATCCATGCTTGTATAGGGATGAGAACCTACCCTTCGACACTTGACAGCAAATTTTGCATTTTCACCTAGTTTTTCTCTAGCTAGTTCTAGGCTTTTCTCTTCAATATCTTCTAGATTTGAGGTCGTTTCTATCGCTGGCGAGACGGAGGATATTCCGAAAACTTTAACAAGTTTTTCCGATACTTCGATTGGTGTTTCCGTTTTTATGTAGATTCTTCCAGAATGCCGCGAAAATTCTTCAAAGTCAATATTATGGAAGGTTAAGGCCTTTTTTATGTTCTTTAGGATTAAGTTTTCATAGGATTTTCTTGTCCATTCGCTTTTTATCCCTATTTCTCCTCCAAAACGGACAATAACTGTATCGAATTTAACTGGCAATTGGCTGGTTGCTCCCTAAAGCTAAATTATTAGGTCTCTTCCATAAATTGTTTGATGAATAAGCTTATAAAAGTCGAGCCACTAGAGTTGCTAGATGACTTCGCTTCTGAGATTTATTTTTCGAAATTTTTCCCAGTTGAACAGCTCATTGGAAAGGGATTTATGAAAAGGACAAGGTACGGAATAACTGTAACCAAGGAATTTAAGAATCATATAATTCGACAGTTAGAAAAACTTCAATTAAGCCAAGACTTAACTTCAAGATTTAAGGAAAGACGATATTTAGAGATTGAATTGGAAAAACTCTGGAATCCTATTGTTTGTGCAGTTGCCGAAATTAACGAATGCGCATGTAGGGTCAAAGAAGACGGCGTATACGTTTCCATAAGCCTTGCAGATACTATAAGGATAGAGGCTTCAGCAGTCTATCAATGGTTTAGGCACGTCAAAAGCCTTTTAGAGAAAGCAAGTAAAAATAATCTTAAAATCATAGGAGACTATGTATAGTCAGCTTTAATAACTGAAAAATAGATGCAATCTTTTTATTTTGGATTCATAAAGTTTAGCTGAAACGCCAAACCCTTATTTTTTGGTGGAACATTTGAGAATAGGTTTCTTTGTTTGGGAATACCCACCAAAGCTTGTGGGCGGTTTAGGCACCTACGCGGAGTACATAACTCGTGAATTCGTTTCTTTAGGGCATGACGTAACTGTTTTCACACTTAATCCCGGAAACTTGAA
Proteins encoded:
- the thiI gene encoding tRNA 4-thiouridine(8) synthase ThiI, whose product is MPVKFDTVIVRFGGEIGIKSEWTRKSYENLILKNIKKALTFHNIDFEEFSRHSGRIYIKTETPIEVSEKLVKVFGISSVSPAIETTSNLEDIEEKSLELAREKLGENAKFAVKCRRVGSHPYTSMDVCRRVGQIILDELSARKLKVDLENPDVEIQIEIREDKAYVYSEVLHGPGGFPLGSQPKLVCLLSGGIDSPVACWLVMKRGAPIIPIYFDNYPFTDETTLKRAVKVAEKLAEWAIGYSMKLYIVPHGPNLIEIREKCPERLTCLLCKRMMYRVAEEIARKEKAEGIVTGESIGEQASQTLWNLKVLDEAAKQYPVYRPLIGFDKVETERIAKKIGTYEISIQKAKGCEAVPRKPATRASLKNVIEAEKALDIESMVRSSIRNAKILDVSRKRVLE